From the genome of Thermithiobacillus tepidarius DSM 3134, one region includes:
- a CDS encoding c-type cytochrome: MSIIAFFAAKLLAFGTPHPASEHAPNQRRFSALNHRQRYLTSTGLACLTLLIFMMMAACERRPPTSGSDTLSAAQVDAILSDPVKAGVDVDARTYRQRIEQRGFDPVTVVRGRELFLARCASCHGFAAEGASNWQQRRPDGKEPPPPLNGAAHAWQHTDQALLRMMSGIDHGRQSGMQPLGDELSEAERLAVLRYIQSLWSDDIWTRQQQLAGAPANH; the protein is encoded by the coding sequence ATGTCCATCATCGCCTTTTTCGCCGCCAAGTTACTGGCATTTGGAACTCCGCATCCGGCATCGGAGCACGCCCCGAATCAGCGCCGCTTTTCTGCGCTGAATCATCGCCAACGCTATTTGACGAGCACCGGCTTGGCCTGCCTTACCCTGCTCATCTTCATGATGATGGCCGCCTGCGAGCGTAGGCCGCCGACAAGCGGGAGCGACACGCTCTCGGCCGCCCAGGTGGACGCGATTCTCTCGGATCCGGTCAAAGCCGGGGTTGACGTGGATGCCCGCACCTATCGTCAGCGCATCGAACAGCGCGGCTTCGATCCGGTTACCGTTGTGCGCGGGCGGGAATTGTTTTTGGCCCGTTGCGCGAGTTGCCATGGATTTGCCGCCGAGGGGGCATCCAACTGGCAGCAGCGCCGGCCAGACGGGAAAGAGCCCCCACCGCCGCTGAATGGCGCGGCTCATGCCTGGCAGCACACGGACCAAGCCTTGCTACGCATGATGAGCGGCATCGACCATGGGCGACAAAGCGGCATGCAACCCTTGGGCGATGAGCTCAGCGAGGCCGAGCGCCTGGCCGTGCTGCGCTACATCCAGAGCCTATGGTCCGACGATATCTGGACCCGG